TTGATAATTGACAACGGAGAATGGAAACGGATGGATTATGAAATGAAAAGAGCTCTTTGTCCATTTTGCCCACAGCGACCAGCACCATCACATTCAATCGTCCTGAATATCTCCCGATGTTGGTCTCAGAATGATCTCTTCGACCACCGTTCTCGATGGTTGAAGGTAGGCCTGTACTACCGGAGCCGCGATGTCTTCCGGCATCATCATGAGGGCCTGCATCTCATCGTCAACTTTACCCCACATCGGCGTATATACCGCTCCCGGTTGGACGTCGGTGATACGCACGTTGCACTTCCTGGCGTACAGGCGCATTGTCTCGACCAGGCCGCGCTGGCCGAATTTGGACATGCAGTAGATCGACGAGTGTCTGAAAGCTTTTGTCGCGGCCACCGAGGTGATGAAGAAAATATGTCCCGAGTGCTGACGTTCCATGAGGGCGAACAGCGCCTGCGTCAGGAAAAAGGTCCCTTTCAGGTTTGTGTTCATGGTATAGTCGAAATCCTCTTCGGTCAGATCGCTCAGTGCTCCGAAACGGCCAACCCCGGCGTTGTTCACCAGACAATCGATGTGACCATAGCGCTCAACAATGTGTGTGGTTAACCT
The nucleotide sequence above comes from Chlorobaculum tepidum TLS. Encoded proteins:
- a CDS encoding SDR family oxidoreductase; this translates as MKHILLITGAGKGIGRAIALEFARAARHHPDFEPVLVLSSRTAADLEKISLECRAEGALTDTITADISDMADVRRLTTHIVERYGHIDCLVNNAGVGRFGALSDLTEEDFDYTMNTNLKGTFFLTQALFALMERQHSGHIFFITSVAATKAFRHSSIYCMSKFGQRGLVETMRLYARKCNVRITDVQPGAVYTPMWGKVDDEMQALMMMPEDIAAPVVQAYLQPSRTVVEEIILRPTSGDIQDD